The Bradysia coprophila strain Holo2 chromosome II, BU_Bcop_v1, whole genome shotgun sequence genome has a segment encoding these proteins:
- the LOC119066078 gene encoding alpha-(1,3)-fucosyltransferase C-like codes for MVVKVKLRKSNVVLLLMIVFVCFIYYYWRQTSSLNGIVAYRMLNKNRNQTLANNQILIYNKYYNIGWKDLFTGEPLFRDNRCIYTTDPDDLMTSEWVLIHHRDIRKFSDLPQQKFLGQKWILYNIESPMGNRRWDDMKLFRNIAPHFDITMNYRLDSDIPIPYGMIAKNANETIASFEIDFQRKTKQIAWFVSNCESFSRREEIVEKLGRHIPIDIYGKCGTLICPTGGDHFFKNEACYQMLSKDYKFYLSFENSLCIDYVTEKLFNILNYDIIPIVYGGVNYSHILPANSYIDVRNFSSSVELASYLNYVGNNEAVYRSYFDWRKDYHVQSDFPNTLCDSILDGNFPHSNRDIFKWWLDDTCEDLTNCCWTE; via the coding sequence ATGGTAGTGAAAGTGAAACTGCGAAAATCCAATGTGGTTTTATTGTTGATGATCGTCTTTGTGTGCTTCATTTATTATTACTGGCGTCAAACTAGTTCATTGAATGGAATCGTTGCATATCGAAtgctaaataaaaatcgtaacCAGACACTGGCAAATAATCAAATTCTAATCTACAACAAATACTACAACATTGGTTGGAAAGATCTGTTTACGGGCGAACCACTTTTTCGAGATAATCGATGCATCTACACAACCGATCCCGACGACCTGATGACATCGGAATGGGTACTGATTCACCATCGTGATATAAGGAAATTCAGCGATCTGCCACAACAGAAATTTTTAGGCCAAAAATGGATTTTGTACAACATTGAATCACCGATGGGCAACCGGCGCTGGGACGATATGAAATTGTTTCGTAATATCGCTCCACATTTTGATATAACAATGAACTACCGGCTGGATTCGGACATTCCGATTCCGTACGGAATGATAGCAAAGAATGCAAATGAAACGATTGCcagttttgaaattgattttcaacgaaaaacaaaGCAAATTGCATGGTTCGTCTCGAATTGCGAATCGTTTTCAAGGCGAGAGGAAATTGTCGAAAAATTAGGTCGACACATCCCAATCGACATCTATGGAAAGTGTGGTACGTTGATTTGTCCAACTGGAGGTgatcattttttcaaaaatgaggCTTGCTATCAAATGCTGTCGAAAGATTACAAATTTTATCTGTCGTTTGAAAATTCCTTGTGCATCGATTACGTTACCGAAAAgttgttcaacattttaaactaCGACATCATACCGATTGTGTACGGCGGTGTGAACTACTCTCATATTCTACCAGCAAACTCATACATCGATGTGAGGAACTTCTCATCTTCTGTGGAATTGGCCAGTTATTTGAATTATGTCGGCAATAACGAGGCTGTCTACAGATCGTATTTTGATTGGAGAAAAGACTACCACGTACAGTCCGACTTTCCAAACACTCTCTGTGATTCCATATTGGATGGTAACTTTCCTCACAGTAATAGAGACATTTTCAAGTGGTGGTTAGACGACACGTGCGAAGATTTAACTAACTGTTGCTGGACTGAATAA
- the LOC119066072 gene encoding uncharacterized protein LOC119066072 isoform X3 gives MHARGAPRKSRREVAVGGPLRRAHPASGATWNVQVVRGKMTSRCLWHACRALMIGILLMALGAGMATIGYYAEDLSIGQEVRGNTTVRIKNESRGFHLNNLSYAGPIVMGFGGFIIVAACVMTFEARDSAAKVVPARFKLSTTRTNSSSRRTTDDSGQVNSLYSASKAVASQTNRLENRSEVFSSPIEATVDRETMTATLTNFSKSFGSPRHMCRTRSQPSRRVSRSGSVPNLTTDAISNASMQLCSVSTIQKPYRHRNHRAASTVARYHNIGAECVNPLLADTLHFQRHMLPVANGSESADDYANAKSRINDRTKRSDTAKRHILSRQKPIHKDEHRTPSSLRKRSADVSHLFRRCNKGQSLTHKSSDNSCSAVPSLSQESTVYSTFQQCLSRQISAPLEERVFNQHLEHIIRYSRYEDFSR, from the exons ATGCACGCCCGTGGCGCTCCAAGGAAAAGTCGACGAGAGGTCGCAGTTGGTGGACCGTTACGCCGAGCACATCCTGCATCTGGTGCGACATGGAATGTACAGGTGGTTCGCGGAAAGATGACATCGCGTTGTCTGTGGCACGCCTGCCGAGCATTGATGATCGGAATTCTGCTGATGGCTTTGGGCGCCGGAATGGCCACAATCG GGTATTATGCAGAGGATCTGTCGATTGGACAGGAAGTTAGGGGTAATACCACTGTGCGAATCAAAAATGAATCTCGTGGATTTCATCTAAATAATCTGTCGTATGCTGGACCGATTGTTATGGGATTTGGTG GTTTCATAATTGTGGCCGCATGTGTAATGACATTTGAAGCAAGAGACTCAGCCGCGAAAGTAGTTCCTGCAAGGTTTAAATTGAGTACAACCAGAACGAATAGCTCATCAAGACGAACAACTGACGATTCGGGACAGGTGAATTCGCTGTATAGTG CCTCGAAAGCAGTTGCCTCCCAAACAAATCGTTTAGAAAACCGATCGGAAGTATTCTCATCTCCGATCGAAGCGACTGTGGACAGGGAGACAATGACCGCTACGTTaacgaatttctcaaaatcatTCGG CTCCCCACGGCATATGTGCAGAACAAGATCTCAACCGAGCAGACGAGTATCACGCAGTGGATCTGTACCCAACTTAACTACAGATGCGATTTCGAACGCATCGATGCAGTTATGTTCTGTGTCGACCATCCAAAAACCGTACCGTCATAGAAATCATCGAGCTGCTAGTACTGTTGCTAGATATCATAACATTGGTGCAGAGTGTGTTAATCCACTGCTAGCTGACACGTTACATTTTCAGCGACATATGTTACCAGTGGCGAATGGGTCGGAATCTGCTGATGACTATGCAAACGCAAAGAGTCGAATAAATGACAGAACAAAGCGGTCAGACACCGCTAAACGGCACATTTTGTCCAGACAAAAACCTATTCATAAAGATGAACACAGAACACCAAGTAGTTTGAG GAAGCGGTCAGCCGATGTATCCCACCTATTTCGCAGATGCAACAAAGGACAATCATTGACTCATAAATCTTCAGACAACAGCTGCAGCGCAGTGCCAAGTTTGTCACAAGAATCTACTGTTTATTCAACATTTCAGCAATGCCTAAGTCGCCAGATATCGGCACCGTTGGAGGAGCGAGTGTTCAA